In Sphingomonas psychrotolerans, the following proteins share a genomic window:
- the dld gene encoding D-lactate dehydrogenase — protein MPVTFPLSKTDDTAALLDRLRGIVGRRHVLASDRETHRHRTGFRFGSGPVLAVVRPGTMVEQWRVLQACIAAGVIVIPQAANTGLTGGSTPHGAYDRPVVVINTLRIKGLHLIREGAQVIALPGTTLYELEARLRPLGREPHSVIGSSCIGASVMGGVCNNSGGALVRRGPAYTELALYAQVDEHGVLSLVNHLGIALGNDPVMMLDRLERGAFAESEVTATTDRAASDPHYGAHVRAIDADTPARFNADPSRLFEASGSAGKVMVFAVRLDTFPKEARTRVFYIGTSDPAELAELRRTILSSFAHLPIAAEYMHREAFDIAARYGKDTYLAIRHLGTDRLPLLYAIKARVDSLAARLPFLGSHLSDRMLQWLADRMPDHLPARMGAWRDCYEHHLVLRIAEDGVAEVRAALSARYPSAAGDWFECTQAEGDAAFLHRFAAAGAAIRYRQIHGDAVEDIVALDIALPRNTQDWFERLPEALSAPILHKLYYGHFLCHVFHQDYIVRKGTDPLALEHAMWALLDRRGAEYPAEHNVGHLYPAKPALRAHYLALDPCNMFNPGIGHTSREAAR, from the coding sequence ATGCCCGTTACTTTTCCTCTCTCGAAAACTGACGACACCGCCGCGCTGCTGGACAGGTTGCGCGGGATCGTCGGGCGGAGGCATGTGCTTGCCAGTGACCGCGAGACGCATCGCCATCGCACCGGCTTTCGCTTCGGCAGCGGCCCGGTGTTGGCAGTGGTGCGTCCGGGCACGATGGTCGAACAATGGCGGGTGCTGCAAGCCTGCATCGCCGCGGGGGTGATCGTGATCCCGCAGGCGGCGAACACCGGGCTGACGGGCGGATCCACGCCGCACGGCGCCTATGATCGGCCGGTGGTCGTCATCAATACGTTGCGAATCAAGGGACTGCACCTGATCCGCGAGGGCGCGCAGGTGATCGCGCTGCCCGGCACGACGCTGTACGAACTGGAGGCACGGCTGAGGCCGCTCGGCCGCGAGCCGCATTCGGTGATCGGATCCTCGTGCATCGGTGCGTCGGTGATGGGCGGGGTGTGCAACAATTCGGGCGGCGCGCTGGTCCGCCGCGGCCCGGCCTATACCGAGCTGGCGCTCTATGCGCAGGTCGACGAACACGGCGTGCTTTCGCTGGTCAATCATCTCGGCATTGCGCTGGGTAACGATCCGGTGATGATGCTGGACCGGCTCGAACGCGGCGCCTTCGCGGAATCCGAGGTGACCGCGACGACCGATCGCGCCGCATCGGATCCGCATTACGGCGCGCATGTCCGTGCGATTGATGCCGACACTCCGGCGCGGTTCAACGCCGATCCGTCGCGGCTGTTCGAAGCCTCGGGAAGCGCCGGCAAGGTGATGGTATTCGCGGTTCGTCTCGACACCTTCCCGAAAGAAGCCCGGACCCGCGTCTTCTACATCGGGACCAGCGATCCGGCCGAACTGGCGGAGCTGCGCCGGACGATCCTCAGCAGCTTCGCGCACCTGCCGATCGCGGCGGAATATATGCACCGCGAGGCGTTCGACATCGCGGCGCGCTATGGCAAGGACACCTATCTCGCAATCCGCCATCTCGGCACCGATCGCCTGCCGCTGTTATATGCGATCAAGGCGCGAGTGGATTCGCTGGCGGCGCGCTTGCCCTTCCTCGGCAGCCATCTTTCTGATCGGATGCTGCAATGGCTAGCCGATCGAATGCCCGATCATCTGCCCGCCCGGATGGGCGCCTGGCGCGACTGCTACGAGCATCATCTCGTGCTGCGGATTGCCGAGGACGGGGTGGCGGAGGTGCGGGCGGCGCTGTCGGCGCGCTATCCCTCCGCCGCAGGCGACTGGTTCGAATGCACGCAGGCCGAGGGCGACGCCGCCTTTCTGCATCGCTTTGCCGCCGCTGGCGCCGCGATACGCTACCGGCAGATCCATGGCGACGCGGTCGAGGACATCGTCGCATTGGACATCGCTTTGCCCCGCAACACCCAGGACTGGTTCGAGCGGCTGCCCGAGGCGTTATCCGCGCCGATCCTGCACAAGCTCTATTACGGCCACTTCCTCTGCCACGTCTTCCATCAGGACTATATCGTCCGCAAGGGCACCGACCCGCTCGCGCTCGAACATGCGATGTGGGCGCTGCTCGACCGCCGCGGCGCCGAATATCCCGCCGAGCACAATGTCGGGCACCTCTACCCCGCCAAGCCGGCGCTGCGCGCGCATTACCTGGCGCTCGACCCCTGCAACATGTTCAACCCCGGCATCGGCCACACCAGCCGCGAAGCGGCGCGCTGA
- a CDS encoding FGGY family carbohydrate kinase → MTRAAILAVDQGTTNTKALLIAADTGEVLGRASHPLGVTIPRPGWAEQSGEAIWGSVAGAIAEVLATTSGVEVATIAIANQRETVLLWDAVSGEPVAPAISWQCRRTSERCAALRLHEAAIVAATGLGVDPLASSTKLAWLLDETPGARARAEAGELRAGTVDSWLLWRLTGGTAHATDPSNASRTQLMSLDTLDWDPAMLALFGIPASVLAKIRPSDSRFGETCAAGVPSGLPIHTMMGDSHAALLGHGFADAGQAKVTCGTGSSLMGVTPGRVHSSRGLWSTIAWVKGERVFHALEGNVAVSGHAAAFAVRLMNLKDEIELGTLAASVAGSDGVTFVPALAGLGAPHWRDAARGLLTGMSLGTRPAHVARAVLEGIALQISDIVFAMDADLGTPPATLSVDGGAAANDLLVQILADAIGRPVLRPGQLDLGARGVARLAAEAAGLVSDRWPDGERDRFEPMMRGADRAAMLSRWRAAVEAAAQPAG, encoded by the coding sequence ATGACGCGCGCGGCGATCCTCGCGGTCGATCAGGGAACGACCAACACCAAGGCGCTGCTGATCGCCGCCGATACCGGCGAGGTGCTGGGTCGCGCGTCGCATCCGCTGGGCGTGACGATTCCCCGTCCCGGCTGGGCCGAGCAGTCGGGCGAGGCGATCTGGGGCAGCGTGGCAGGCGCGATCGCTGAAGTGCTGGCGACGACTTCCGGCGTCGAGGTCGCGACCATCGCCATCGCCAACCAGCGTGAGACGGTGCTGCTCTGGGATGCCGTGAGTGGTGAGCCGGTGGCGCCGGCGATCAGCTGGCAATGCCGCCGGACCTCCGAACGCTGCGCGGCGTTGCGCCTGCACGAGGCGGCGATCGTCGCGGCAACCGGGCTCGGCGTGGATCCGCTGGCGTCGAGCACCAAGCTCGCCTGGCTGCTCGACGAGACACCGGGCGCACGCGCGCGTGCCGAGGCGGGCGAGCTTCGCGCGGGAACGGTCGACAGCTGGCTCCTGTGGCGGCTGACCGGTGGCACGGCGCACGCCACCGATCCGAGCAATGCATCGCGGACCCAGCTGATGTCGCTCGACACGCTCGACTGGGACCCCGCGATGCTGGCGCTGTTCGGGATTCCCGCATCGGTGCTCGCCAAGATCCGGCCATCGGACTCGCGCTTTGGGGAGACGTGTGCGGCGGGTGTGCCTTCGGGACTGCCGATCCATACGATGATGGGCGATTCGCACGCCGCCTTGCTCGGCCACGGTTTCGCCGATGCGGGGCAGGCCAAGGTGACCTGCGGGACGGGATCGTCGCTGATGGGCGTGACTCCGGGACGCGTCCATTCTTCGCGCGGCCTTTGGAGCACGATCGCCTGGGTCAAGGGCGAGCGGGTCTTCCATGCGCTCGAAGGCAATGTCGCGGTCTCGGGCCACGCGGCTGCGTTCGCCGTGCGGCTGATGAACCTCAAGGACGAGATCGAGCTCGGGACTCTCGCCGCCTCGGTGGCGGGAAGCGACGGCGTGACCTTCGTCCCCGCGCTCGCCGGGCTCGGCGCGCCGCATTGGCGCGATGCCGCGCGCGGACTGTTGACCGGCATGTCGCTCGGCACACGCCCCGCACATGTCGCGCGCGCGGTGCTCGAAGGGATCGCGCTCCAGATTTCCGACATCGTCTTCGCGATGGACGCCGATCTCGGCACGCCGCCCGCGACTTTGTCGGTCGATGGCGGGGCAGCGGCTAACGATCTGCTCGTCCAGATCCTCGCCGACGCGATCGGGCGCCCCGTGCTGCGCCCGGGCCAGCTCGACCTCGGCGCCCGCGGCGTCGCCCGACTGGCGGCGGAGGCCGCCGGGCTCGTCAGCGACCGATGGCCTGACGGGGAGCGTGATCGTTTCGAGCCGATGATGCGCGGAGCAGATCGTGCCGCGATGCTGAGCCGGTGGCGCGCGGCGGTGGAAGCGGCGGCGCAGCCCGCCGGCTGA
- a CDS encoding transketolase family protein, translating into MSAAVPATGMFDCRNAYVETLEALAGEDSRIVAVVNDSIGSSKLGKFHERFPERLINVGIAEQNMVGVGAGLANGGKVPFVSGAACFLTGRALEQIKADCAYSNANVKLCGISSGVAYGELGATHHSIEDLAWLRAMKGLTIIVPSDPWETAEAIRWAAAHQGPVFIRISRMPVPALPRPADARFEIGKAELLRDGGDVAVVTCGTLVHHALAAADILAAEGIEARVLNMATIAPFDVEAVVAAAGTGGIVTAEEHVVRGGLGGAVAECVVAERPVPVRILGFPGFLPTGSAEWLMEQHGLSAAGIAQAARDLVARRG; encoded by the coding sequence ATGAGCGCGGCTGTACCGGCAACGGGCATGTTCGATTGCCGCAATGCCTATGTCGAGACGTTGGAAGCGCTGGCGGGCGAAGACTCGCGGATCGTCGCGGTGGTCAACGATTCGATCGGATCGAGCAAGCTCGGCAAGTTCCACGAGCGCTTTCCCGAGCGGCTGATCAACGTCGGCATCGCCGAGCAGAACATGGTCGGTGTTGGCGCGGGGCTGGCCAATGGCGGCAAGGTGCCCTTCGTCAGCGGCGCCGCCTGCTTCCTCACCGGGCGTGCGCTCGAGCAGATCAAGGCCGATTGCGCCTATAGTAACGCCAATGTGAAGCTATGCGGAATCTCGAGCGGAGTCGCCTATGGCGAACTCGGCGCGACTCACCACAGCATCGAGGACCTCGCCTGGCTGCGCGCGATGAAGGGGCTGACGATCATCGTGCCGTCGGACCCCTGGGAAACCGCCGAGGCGATCCGCTGGGCGGCCGCACATCAGGGGCCGGTGTTCATCCGGATCAGCCGCATGCCGGTGCCCGCGCTGCCGCGGCCGGCGGATGCGCGCTTCGAGATTGGCAAGGCCGAGCTACTGCGCGACGGCGGCGACGTCGCAGTCGTCACCTGCGGCACCCTCGTCCACCACGCGCTTGCCGCCGCCGACATCCTCGCTGCTGAGGGCATCGAGGCGCGGGTGCTCAACATGGCGACGATCGCCCCGTTCGACGTGGAGGCAGTGGTCGCCGCGGCAGGCACGGGCGGGATCGTTACCGCCGAGGAGCATGTCGTCCGCGGCGGGCTGGGCGGTGCGGTGGCGGAATGTGTCGTCGCCGAACGGCCGGTGCCGGTGCGCATCCTCGGCTTCCCCGGCTTCCTGCCAACCGGATCGGCCGAATGGCTGATGGAGCAGCACGGCCTCAGCGCCGCCGGCATCGCCCAGGCGGCGCGCGATCTGGTCGCCCGGCGCGGCTGA
- a CDS encoding transketolase: MSRETDTFLSAEQAAHVKERANWIRRQALLMAHRAGQGHPGGDMSAADILATLYFGVMRIDPAVPDAPGRDRFVMSKGHCTGALYSALARAGFFPVEELKTYLQPGSRLNGHPNRTYLPGVETNTGPLGHGLPVAVGIAVAGQIDAADYHVFALTGDGELQEGSMWEAAMFAGHRRLGNLTAIVDRNGLQQGATTEDTNALEPLADKWRAFGWEVAEVDGHDVAALLSVLAIPAVRRARPLCVIARTTKGRGVSFMENQAGWHHGTPSDAQLAQALAELDAELQA, from the coding sequence GTGAGCAGAGAAACCGATACTTTTCTATCCGCGGAGCAGGCCGCGCATGTGAAGGAGCGCGCGAACTGGATCCGGCGGCAGGCCTTGCTCATGGCGCATCGCGCGGGACAGGGGCATCCGGGCGGCGACATGTCGGCGGCGGATATCCTCGCGACCTTGTATTTCGGCGTGATGCGCATCGATCCCGCCGTGCCCGATGCTCCGGGTCGCGACCGATTCGTGATGAGCAAGGGGCATTGCACCGGCGCTCTCTATTCGGCGCTGGCGCGGGCGGGCTTCTTCCCGGTGGAGGAGTTGAAGACGTATCTGCAGCCGGGCTCCCGGCTCAACGGCCATCCGAACCGCACCTATCTGCCTGGCGTGGAGACCAATACAGGGCCGCTGGGCCATGGTCTGCCGGTCGCAGTGGGCATCGCAGTGGCGGGGCAGATCGATGCGGCTGACTATCATGTCTTCGCGCTGACCGGCGACGGCGAGCTGCAGGAAGGCAGCATGTGGGAGGCCGCGATGTTCGCCGGGCACCGCCGGCTCGGCAATTTGACCGCGATCGTCGATCGCAACGGATTGCAGCAGGGCGCGACGACCGAGGACACCAATGCGCTGGAGCCGCTCGCCGATAAGTGGCGGGCGTTCGGATGGGAAGTCGCGGAGGTCGATGGTCACGATGTGGCGGCATTGCTTTCGGTACTTGCCATTCCGGCGGTTCGGCGGGCACGGCCGCTATGCGTGATCGCGCGCACCACGAAGGGGAGAGGCGTCAGCTTCATGGAGAATCAGGCGGGTTGGCACCATGGGACGCCGAGCGACGCGCAACTGGCGCAGGCGCTTGCCGAACTCGATGCGGAGCTACAGGCATGA
- a CDS encoding DeoR/GlpR family DNA-binding transcription regulator: MKILEWLQEEGTARVRTLAEAFGVSEVTVRQDLEKLETEGHIVREHGGAFLKSVTQQVQAMALHHMIHMDAKRRIGRAAAAMVADGETVILDSGSTVTEVATHLVDREGLTIITNALNIALVLGGLQTFEVHMPGGHFKAPTLSLSGERSADYFHGLFAQKLFLATAAVSIEAGLTFPSLSDISVKRAMISSASEVILVADSSKIGRRSFSSLGGIELVHVLVTDEGIRDEDRAAFEDAGVKVVIAS, translated from the coding sequence ATGAAGATCCTCGAATGGTTGCAGGAAGAAGGGACCGCGCGAGTCCGCACCCTCGCTGAAGCCTTTGGCGTGTCGGAAGTCACGGTTCGCCAGGACCTCGAGAAGCTGGAAACCGAAGGCCATATCGTGCGCGAGCATGGCGGCGCCTTTCTCAAATCGGTGACGCAGCAAGTGCAGGCAATGGCGCTGCACCACATGATCCACATGGACGCCAAACGCCGGATCGGCCGCGCCGCCGCCGCAATGGTGGCGGACGGCGAGACCGTGATCCTCGATTCGGGATCGACGGTGACCGAAGTCGCCACGCATCTCGTCGATCGCGAGGGGCTGACGATCATCACCAACGCGCTCAACATCGCACTGGTGCTCGGCGGCCTCCAGACCTTCGAGGTCCATATGCCCGGTGGCCATTTCAAGGCGCCGACGCTGTCGCTGAGTGGTGAACGCTCGGCTGACTATTTCCACGGCCTGTTTGCGCAAAAGCTGTTTCTGGCAACCGCGGCGGTGTCGATCGAGGCAGGACTGACCTTCCCTTCGCTTTCCGACATCTCGGTGAAGCGGGCGATGATCTCGTCGGCCAGCGAAGTCATCCTCGTGGCCGACAGCAGCAAGATCGGCCGCCGGTCCTTCTCTTCGCTGGGCGGAATCGAACTCGTCCATGTGCTGGTGACCGACGAGGGAATCCGTGACGAGGATCGCGCCGCGTTCGAGGATGCCGGGGTGAAGGTCGTGATCGCATCATGA
- a CDS encoding sugar phosphate isomerase/epimerase family protein, which translates to MASQQKFGAGIWHFATYVDRYATDGYGPPRSLIEMIDLAGQVGDLSVVDINYPFPGGETDFAAVEAALKRNNLDVIGITPEIYTREFARGAFTNPDAGVRRRANELVTEAADVVRRFGADYVKLWPGQDGWDYPFQVDHGDLWRMSMDGVGELAQANPDLKFVIEYKPREPRNHMSFDSVARTLLGIEKIGLPNVGILLDFGHSLYGGESPADAAQLAIDHGRLFGMDVNDNFRGWDDDMIAGSVHPIELFEFFYTLRKNKWEGVWQLDQFPFREDCVGAAKSAIGFLKHIEGALDRLDFDAMRAAQAKQDAVAALDLARAALFQSGPSSPR; encoded by the coding sequence ATGGCGAGCCAGCAGAAGTTCGGCGCGGGAATCTGGCATTTCGCGACCTATGTCGATCGCTATGCGACCGACGGCTACGGCCCGCCGCGCTCGCTGATCGAGATGATCGACCTCGCCGGGCAGGTCGGCGATCTGTCGGTGGTCGACATCAACTATCCCTTCCCGGGCGGCGAGACCGATTTCGCTGCCGTCGAAGCGGCGCTCAAGCGCAATAATCTCGACGTGATCGGCATTACGCCCGAAATCTACACCCGCGAATTCGCGCGCGGCGCCTTCACCAATCCCGACGCCGGGGTGCGCCGCCGCGCCAACGAACTGGTCACCGAAGCCGCCGACGTCGTCCGCCGCTTCGGCGCGGATTACGTCAAGCTCTGGCCCGGCCAGGACGGCTGGGACTATCCCTTCCAGGTCGATCACGGCGATCTCTGGCGGATGAGCATGGACGGCGTAGGCGAGCTTGCCCAGGCCAATCCCGACCTGAAGTTCGTCATCGAATATAAGCCGCGCGAGCCGCGCAATCACATGAGCTTCGACAGCGTTGCGCGGACCTTGCTGGGGATCGAGAAGATCGGCCTCCCCAATGTCGGCATCCTGCTCGATTTCGGTCATTCGCTCTACGGCGGCGAATCTCCTGCCGATGCCGCCCAATTGGCGATCGACCATGGCCGGCTGTTCGGCATGGACGTCAACGACAATTTCCGCGGCTGGGATGACGACATGATCGCCGGCTCGGTGCATCCCATCGAACTGTTCGAATTCTTCTACACGTTGCGCAAGAACAAGTGGGAAGGCGTGTGGCAGCTCGACCAGTTTCCGTTCAGAGAAGATTGCGTCGGAGCCGCGAAAAGCGCGATCGGCTTTCTCAAGCACATCGAGGGCGCGCTCGACCGTCTCGACTTCGATGCGATGCGCGCCGCGCAGGCGAAGCAAGACGCAGTTGCCGCGCTCGATCTGGCGCGCGCCGCCTTGTTCCAGTCGGGGCCCTCGTCCCCGCGCTGA
- a CDS encoding TonB-dependent receptor domain-containing protein, with product MKKLNTFLLASTCIAGVYAMPAMAQDQIADTQAEQAEADSNEDAVIVVTGSRITRPNAAAASPITSVTSDSIRAQAAVNIEEVLNRIPSIAPDSQQNYQDSDGRQRIKLRNLGFERTLILVDGKRLGTMNGLDANMIPTSLISRVDVLTGGASAVYGSDAVAGVVNFIMDNDFEGIQANANYNFYAHQNKPGLVSQVASGYGFNQPDHGLAVDGGRVDLSLTAGKKLFDDRFHISAYVDYRQANLVPYSARETSGCQLVEGAKDGPLSCSISTYTRTGYVSPRSGPNNGNVYVNNPNGTRTFVPYSTALAANPYDGYSFQRKSERWNAGGFASFEISDAAEIYSSAMWFRDKSANVYPARVYSSTAYSDGPYQVSCANPYMSAAQATTICGAAAGSTTFVPIELRYRFTGVPDLEDRYLNQGTRITGGVRGAFAQGWSYDIGGVYARNKMTMSWAQPTYARVNNALNVVSNNGVISCANDVANGCLPFDPFSANSSVNNSALYNYLIQDTYGNSTTTNTLYNGIATVQGDLGTYGIKSPWAEEGVAIAFGAEYREDQLRSHADALWRENVSDDADRYLSQHVWEGNVEIQAPIAQDKPFADLLQVNGAFRLSKYSSNPDTFSTWKAEAVWAPIPDITFRGSINRAQRAPTLVEAFQGSNTSYGRITTAYNDICAPTITGTVIGPNGQPINTYGAPVASRAACAATGLSDALYGSATLLCPTDVGCTYRAGGFTVDPETAYTKTFGVVLKPRFLPGLVISADRFLIDLNQSIGYNDYAYFSRGCAETGEEFFCSMFVRNANGTLSSTPTSNPTTGFIRQGTTNYYKTKSHGWDFQAQYALPLGGAGRVDFDFSGSLTTLAGAQDASFLAERNCVGYYGGAGCGQFIAKWTHNLRGTWTTADQFFSASLNWRHLGPLTRTSNSGEESLGASPDSVRTTFYRIDAYDYFDLALNFRIQKGFSFRVAANNILDKTPPVMPNSYDIGLSRANTISARYDSLGRQIAVGTTINF from the coding sequence ATGAAGAAATTGAATACATTTCTGCTCGCCTCAACCTGCATCGCAGGCGTCTATGCGATGCCCGCGATGGCGCAGGACCAGATCGCGGATACCCAGGCTGAACAGGCCGAGGCCGACAGCAACGAGGATGCAGTGATCGTCGTCACCGGTTCGCGGATCACGCGTCCCAACGCCGCCGCGGCGTCGCCGATCACTTCGGTCACTTCCGATTCGATCCGCGCCCAGGCAGCGGTGAACATCGAGGAAGTGCTCAACCGCATCCCCTCGATCGCACCCGACAGCCAGCAGAATTATCAGGATTCGGACGGCCGCCAGCGCATCAAGCTGCGCAACCTCGGCTTTGAGCGCACGCTGATCCTCGTCGATGGCAAGCGCCTCGGCACGATGAACGGCCTCGATGCCAACATGATCCCGACTTCGCTGATCTCGCGCGTCGACGTGCTCACCGGCGGCGCTTCGGCGGTCTATGGTTCGGACGCAGTCGCCGGCGTCGTCAATTTCATCATGGACAATGATTTCGAAGGCATCCAGGCCAACGCGAACTACAATTTCTACGCGCACCAGAACAAGCCGGGCCTCGTTTCGCAGGTCGCCAGCGGATACGGTTTCAACCAGCCCGATCACGGCCTCGCCGTCGATGGCGGCCGCGTCGATCTGTCGCTGACCGCGGGCAAGAAGCTGTTCGACGACCGCTTCCACATCTCGGCCTATGTCGATTATCGCCAGGCGAACCTCGTCCCCTACAGCGCGCGCGAGACTTCGGGCTGCCAGCTGGTCGAGGGCGCCAAGGACGGCCCGCTCAGTTGCTCGATCTCGACCTATACGCGCACCGGCTATGTCTCGCCGCGATCGGGCCCGAATAACGGCAACGTCTATGTCAACAACCCGAACGGCACCCGCACCTTCGTGCCCTATTCGACTGCGCTCGCGGCGAACCCGTATGACGGTTATTCGTTCCAGCGCAAAAGCGAGCGCTGGAATGCCGGCGGTTTCGCGTCGTTCGAGATCTCTGACGCTGCCGAGATTTATAGCAGCGCGATGTGGTTCCGCGACAAGTCGGCGAACGTCTATCCGGCGCGCGTCTATAGCTCGACGGCTTATTCGGACGGCCCATACCAGGTGAGCTGCGCCAATCCGTACATGTCTGCGGCGCAGGCGACGACGATCTGCGGCGCGGCCGCGGGCAGCACCACTTTCGTGCCGATCGAGCTACGCTATCGCTTTACCGGCGTGCCGGATCTGGAAGACCGTTACCTGAATCAGGGCACCCGCATCACCGGCGGTGTCCGCGGCGCCTTCGCGCAGGGCTGGAGCTATGACATCGGCGGCGTCTATGCCCGCAACAAGATGACCATGAGCTGGGCCCAGCCGACCTATGCGCGCGTCAACAATGCGCTCAATGTCGTCAGCAACAACGGCGTAATCAGCTGCGCCAACGACGTCGCGAACGGCTGCCTGCCCTTCGATCCGTTCAGCGCCAATTCCTCGGTCAACAACAGCGCGCTGTACAATTATCTGATCCAGGACACGTACGGCAACTCGACCACGACCAACACGCTCTACAACGGCATCGCCACTGTCCAGGGTGATCTTGGCACCTATGGCATCAAGAGCCCCTGGGCCGAAGAAGGCGTGGCGATCGCGTTCGGCGCCGAATATCGCGAAGACCAGCTGCGCAGCCATGCCGACGCGCTCTGGCGCGAGAACGTCAGCGACGATGCCGACCGGTATCTCTCCCAGCATGTATGGGAAGGCAACGTCGAGATTCAGGCACCGATCGCGCAGGACAAGCCGTTCGCGGACCTGCTTCAGGTCAACGGCGCGTTCCGTCTGTCGAAGTACAGCAGCAACCCCGACACCTTCTCGACGTGGAAGGCCGAGGCGGTATGGGCGCCGATCCCGGACATCACTTTCCGCGGCTCGATCAACCGTGCCCAGCGCGCACCGACTTTGGTCGAGGCGTTCCAGGGCTCCAACACCAGCTACGGCCGGATCACCACTGCGTATAACGACATCTGCGCACCGACCATCACTGGCACTGTGATCGGGCCGAATGGTCAGCCGATCAACACCTATGGCGCGCCGGTTGCATCGCGCGCGGCCTGCGCTGCCACCGGGCTCTCCGACGCCCTCTACGGCAGCGCGACTTTGCTCTGCCCGACCGATGTCGGCTGCACGTATCGTGCCGGCGGGTTCACCGTCGATCCGGAAACCGCCTACACCAAGACGTTCGGCGTGGTCCTGAAGCCGCGGTTCCTGCCGGGGCTGGTCATCTCGGCCGATCGTTTCCTGATCGATCTCAACCAGTCGATCGGGTATAACGACTACGCCTATTTTTCGCGCGGCTGCGCCGAAACCGGCGAAGAGTTCTTCTGCAGCATGTTCGTGCGTAACGCCAACGGCACGCTCTCGAGCACTCCGACGAGCAACCCGACCACGGGCTTTATCCGCCAGGGCACGACCAACTATTACAAGACCAAGTCGCACGGCTGGGACTTCCAGGCGCAATACGCACTGCCGCTCGGCGGCGCCGGACGTGTGGACTTCGACTTCTCGGGCTCGCTGACCACGCTGGCCGGCGCGCAGGACGCGTCGTTCCTGGCAGAGCGCAACTGCGTGGGCTATTATGGCGGTGCCGGTTGTGGCCAGTTCATCGCGAAATGGACGCACAATCTGCGCGGCACCTGGACCACGGCAGACCAGTTCTTCAGCGCGTCGCTGAACTGGCGCCATCTGGGCCCGCTCACCCGGACGTCCAACTCGGGCGAGGAGAGCCTCGGCGCGAGCCCGGACTCGGTGCGCACGACCTTCTACCGGATCGACGCGTATGACTATTTCGATCTCGCGCTGAACTTCCGGATCCAGAAGGGCTTCTCGTTCCGCGTCGCGGCGAACAATATTCTCGACAAGACGCCGCCGGTCATGCCGAATTCGTACGATATCGGCCTGTCGCGCGCGAACACGATATCGGCCCGCTACGATTCGCTCGGCCGCCAGATCGCCGTTGGAACGACGATCAACTTCTAA
- a CDS encoding N(4)-(beta-N-acetylglucosaminyl)-L-asparaginase, producing MKTSRRGALAIGLGGAAVAVAQPVLAQSQPRSFMVSTWDFGAAANAAAYSRWKATANLLDALEAGAQVTEADASNHSVGLGGYPDRDGHVRLDAIIMDDRGNVGAVAALEDILHPISVARRVMEKTPHTMLVGAGARQFALSQGFETTRLLTPEAEAAWRKWLETAEYKPVANSENQRGSALDHDTIGLLACGPDGALAGACTTSGMAFKLRGRVGDSPQAGCGLFVERGVGAATATGVGEEITRIAGTARVVASMRAGMRPAAACREAVRHIAQLRGDAVKDAQVAFLAIDTRGEVGGYALQPGFTFAVTDPEGRTEVRAAESLKGPRGAK from the coding sequence ATGAAGACGTCTCGTCGCGGCGCACTCGCAATTGGGCTCGGTGGAGCCGCGGTTGCTGTAGCGCAGCCTGTGCTGGCGCAGTCGCAGCCGCGCAGTTTCATGGTGTCGACCTGGGATTTCGGCGCCGCCGCCAACGCCGCAGCCTATAGCCGCTGGAAGGCTACCGCCAATCTGCTGGACGCGCTCGAGGCGGGCGCGCAAGTCACCGAGGCGGACGCCTCCAATCATTCTGTGGGCCTTGGCGGCTATCCCGATCGCGACGGGCACGTGAGGCTCGACGCGATCATCATGGACGATCGCGGCAATGTGGGCGCGGTCGCCGCGCTCGAGGACATTCTGCATCCGATCTCGGTCGCTCGGCGCGTGATGGAAAAGACTCCGCACACCATGCTGGTGGGTGCGGGCGCGCGCCAGTTCGCGCTTTCGCAAGGGTTCGAGACCACCAGGCTGCTGACGCCCGAGGCCGAGGCGGCATGGCGCAAATGGCTCGAGACCGCCGAGTACAAGCCGGTCGCCAATAGTGAGAACCAGCGCGGCTCGGCGCTCGACCACGATACGATCGGCCTGCTCGCCTGCGGGCCCGATGGTGCGCTGGCGGGCGCCTGCACCACTTCGGGCATGGCGTTCAAGCTGCGCGGCCGGGTCGGCGACTCGCCCCAGGCGGGCTGCGGCCTGTTCGTCGAGCGGGGCGTCGGCGCCGCGACGGCGACCGGCGTCGGCGAGGAAATCACCCGGATCGCGGGCACGGCGCGCGTCGTCGCGTCGATGCGCGCCGGGATGCGCCCGGCGGCGGCCTGCCGCGAGGCGGTTCGCCACATCGCCCAACTGCGCGGAGACGCGGTCAAGGATGCCCAGGTCGCGTTTCTCGCGATCGACACGCGCGGCGAGGTGGGCGGCTATGCCCTCCAGCCGGGTTTCACATTTGCAGTTACCGACCCCGAAGGTCGCACGGAAGTGCGTGCCGCGGAGAGCCTCAAAGGGCCACGCGGCGCGAAGTGA